Proteins from one Anastrepha obliqua isolate idAnaObli1 chromosome 2, idAnaObli1_1.0, whole genome shotgun sequence genomic window:
- the LOC129236852 gene encoding uncharacterized protein LOC129236852 isoform X1 codes for MSEVENQDTNGTSNGDVPEIELIIKEEFVLENEILGNANGSKINLAPSEVLNGVDEKENIAQSKLYLKPQQQHQNVNECKTINSEKQPSPLKDVLAQRSNEATEDHVLALTHHDSQHFYFEFVTPKPDENLSQTVSITERTTTNQLSDNLNSGKIDDRLPINQKNRVPLSQNQMMEEATVKEEHLRCSSAVSNLDFAAMVAEACEGIFDEIENDLRSYTDSSDSNSNSYQGVEITSDSGDLSAPAKRKKSAHNSEAVQLAVNAVLEGGMSLGEAAKRYNVVRSTVSSRVAKHPKRKRRRANKELDELIHSKLMAGIQISQISRSLHVPKSTVHLHKTRLKESGMLPPVWIRNGSKDMVDHGVQERLKQAYRGHIVNGMSVRFAAEFFSLPLTTLWRYIKRRKTASTTAVTDDSSKSVPVECSNDLEENTLHNASNAFDDLDIDEQSQMQESKSPCVSPKCYTDLLTVFDKDEEMLEQSLLDHLLE; via the coding sequence GAAGAATttgtgcttgaaaatgaaattttgggGAATGCGAACGGGAGCAAAATCAACTTAGCACCGAGTGAAGTCTTGAATGGCGTAGATGAGAAAGAGAATATCGCTCAATCGAAATTATATCTCAAGCCACAGCAGCAGCACCAAAATGTCAATGAGTGCAAAACAATAAACTCTGAAAAACAACCCTCTCCGCTCAAAGATGTCTTAGCGCAACGCAGTAACGAAGCTACAGAGGATCATGTTCTTGCACTTACTCATCACGATAGTCAACATTTTTACTTCGAATTTGTAACACCGAAACCGGACGAAAACTTATCACAGACTGTCTCAATTACAGAACGCACAACAACCAACCAGTTAAGTGATAATTTGAACAGCGGAAAGATTGACGACCGCCTGCCTATAAATCAGAAAAATAGAGTTCCATTATCTCAAAATCAGATGATGGAAGAAGCAACAGTCAAAGAGGAACATTTGCGTTGCAGTAGCGCAGTGAGTAATTTAGACTTCGCCGCTATGGTAGCTGAGGCATGCGAGGGAATTTTCgatgaaattgaaaatgatCTGCGATCATATACCGACAGTAGCGATAGCAATAGCAATAGTTACCAAGGGGTTGAGATTACTTCGGATTCTGGTGATCTCAGTGCTCCAGCGAAGAGAAAAAAGAGTGCCCATAACTCTGAAGCGGTTCAACTTGCGGTGAATGCTGTGCTGGAAGGTGGCATGAGTCTGGGTGAGGCAGCAAAACGCTATAATGTGGTGCGTTCAACCGTGTCCTCACGTGTAGCAAAACATCCCAAACGTAAAAGACGAAGGGCTAACAAGGAATTAGATGAGCTTATTCACAGTAAACTTATGGCCGGTATACAAATATCGCAAATATCACGCTCTTTGCATGTGCCCAAATCGACCGTTCATCTACATAAAACAAGACTTAAGGAGAGTGGAATGTTGCCGCCTGTATGGATCAGGAACGGCAGTAAGGACATGGTTGATCATGGCGTTCAAGAGCGATTAAAGCAAGCATATCGAGGTCACATCGTAAACGGCATGTCAGTGCGTTTTGCTGCAGAATTCTTCTCGCTCCCGCTTACGACCTTATGGCGATACATAAAACGAAGAAAAACCGCGTCTACAACTGCAGTTACTGATGACAGTAGCAAAAGTGTGCCGGTGGAATGCTCGAACGACCTCGAGGAAAACACACTTCATAATGCTTCGAATGCGTTTGATGATTTAGATATAGATGAGCAATCACAAATGCAGGAAAGCAAGTCGCCCTGCGTATCACCTAAATGTTATACAGATTTGCTAACGGTTTTTGATAAAGATGAAGAAATGCTAGAGCAGTCCTTGCTGGATCATCTTTTAGAATAA
- the LOC129236852 gene encoding chloride intracellular channel exc-4 isoform X2 → MSEVENQDTNGTSNGDVPEIELIIKASTIDGRRKGACLFCQEYFMDLYLLAELKTISLKVTTVDMQKPPPDFRTNFEATHPPILIDNGLAILENDKIERHIMKNIPGGYNLFVQDKEVATLIENLYVKLKLMLVKKDEAKNNALLSHLRKINDHLANRNTRFLTGDTMCCFDCELMPRLQHIRVAGKYFVDFEIPTHFTALWRYMYHMYQLDAFTQSCPADQDIINHYKLQQMLKMKKHEELETPTFTTSIPIDITE, encoded by the exons GCGTCCACAATCGATGGCAGGCGTAAAGGTGCTTGCCTTTTTTGCCAGGAGTACTTTATGGACTTGTATCTTTTGGCAGAGCTTAAAACTATCAGTTTGAAG GTGACGACGGTTGACATGCAAAAGCCACCGCCAGATTTTCGGACCAACTTCGAGGCCACACATCCGCCTATTTTGATTGATAATGGTTTGGCAATCCTTGAGAATGACAAAATTGAAAGGCATATTATGAAGAATATTCCTGGCGGATACAATTTGTTTGTACAG GATAAAGAAGTGGCAACACTGATTGAAAATTTGTACGTAAAGCTCAAGCTTATGTTGGTGAAGAAGGACGAAGCCAAGAACAATGCGCTATTGAGTCACTTAAGAAAAATCAATGACCACTTGGCTAATCGAAATACCCGCTTCCTAACCGGCGACACCATGTGTTGCTTCGATTGCGAACTTATGCCCAGACTGCAGCATATCCGCGTGGCAGGCAAATATTTTGTGGACTTTGAAATACCG ACACATTTCACTGCACTATGGCGCTACATGTACCACATGTACCAGTTGGATGCCTTCACGCAGTCATGCCCAGCAGATCAGGATATCATCAATCATTATAAATTACAGCAG atgttaaaaatgaaaaagcacGAGGAGCTTGAAACTCCAACATTTACTACTTCCATTCCGATCGATATTACAGAGTAA
- the LOC129236853 gene encoding mitochondrial coenzyme A diphosphatase NUDT8 isoform X2, with product MLSTKTLRFIPFQFIRRRLILYTAKRAGVCNHNDEESCDIDKYLETGFLLSEKNKLRAMQCMRTPPPIGLRLGKTTNETSFAAVLICLCTDERDEVSILYTRRSSRLSRHSRQISFPGGIMDPDDADFIDCALREAEEEIGLSRRRIHVWGSELKLNEDEVEEALLMPLKELVHPKTLRHTQFRGGWSTPNFVIGHNKVWGITGFITNTFLQCLIPIDLKRLKHHAKYIRPFKIKK from the exons ATGTTGAGTACAAAAACCTTACGCTTTATTCCCTTTCAATTCATACGACGCAGACTAATACTATACACAGCGAAACGAGCGGGAGTATGTAACCATAACGATGAGGAAAGTTGCGATATTGACAAATACCTGGAAACGGGTTTCCTGTTATCAGAGAAGAACAAATTACGAGCTATGCAATGTATGCGAACACCACCACCCATTGGGTTAAGGTTGGGGAAGACGACAAACGAAACGTCATTTGCTGCTGTTCTGATTTGTCTCTGCACGGATGAAAGG GATGAGGTATCAATCCTGTACACCCGGCGCTCCAGTCGACTTTCTCGTCATAGTCGACAAATATCTTTTCCTG GTGGAATAATGGATCCGGACGATGCTGACTTCATAGATTGTGCGTTACGTGAAGCAGAGGAAGAAATTGGATTGTCTCGTAGACGCATACATGTCTGGGGATCAG agTTGAAACTCAACGAGGACGAAGTAGAGGAGGCATTGCTCATGCCCCTCAAAGAGCTGGTGCATCCTAAAACCTTGAGGCATACACAGTTCAGGGGTGGTTGGAGTACCCCCAATTTTGTGATTGGCCATAATAAAGTGTGGGGCATTACAGGCTTCATAACAAATACTTTTCTCCAGTGCCTGATTCCAATAGATTTAAAAAGACTTAAACATCATGCCAAATACATTCGCccttttaagataaaaaaataa
- the LOC129236853 gene encoding mitochondrial coenzyme A diphosphatase NUDT8 isoform X1, translated as MLSTKTLRFIPFQFIRRRLILYTAKRAGVCNHNDEESCDIDKYLETGFLLSEKNKLRAMQCMRTPPPIGLRLGKTTNETSFAAVLICLCTDERDEVSILYTRRSSRLSRHSRQISFPGGIMDPDDADFIDCALREAEEEIGLSRRRIHVWGSGTIIKPRHTAAIMPVVAVVNNFNLKELKLNEDEVEEALLMPLKELVHPKTLRHTQFRGGWSTPNFVIGHNKVWGITGFITNTFLQCLIPIDLKRLKHHAKYIRPFKIKK; from the exons ATGTTGAGTACAAAAACCTTACGCTTTATTCCCTTTCAATTCATACGACGCAGACTAATACTATACACAGCGAAACGAGCGGGAGTATGTAACCATAACGATGAGGAAAGTTGCGATATTGACAAATACCTGGAAACGGGTTTCCTGTTATCAGAGAAGAACAAATTACGAGCTATGCAATGTATGCGAACACCACCACCCATTGGGTTAAGGTTGGGGAAGACGACAAACGAAACGTCATTTGCTGCTGTTCTGATTTGTCTCTGCACGGATGAAAGG GATGAGGTATCAATCCTGTACACCCGGCGCTCCAGTCGACTTTCTCGTCATAGTCGACAAATATCTTTTCCTG GTGGAATAATGGATCCGGACGATGCTGACTTCATAGATTGTGCGTTACGTGAAGCAGAGGAAGAAATTGGATTGTCTCGTAGACGCATACATGTCTGGGGATCAGGTACTATTATAAAACCTCGACATACTGCTGCTATAATGCCTGTTGTTGCCGttgtgaataattttaatttgaaagagTTGAAACTCAACGAGGACGAAGTAGAGGAGGCATTGCTCATGCCCCTCAAAGAGCTGGTGCATCCTAAAACCTTGAGGCATACACAGTTCAGGGGTGGTTGGAGTACCCCCAATTTTGTGATTGGCCATAATAAAGTGTGGGGCATTACAGGCTTCATAACAAATACTTTTCTCCAGTGCCTGATTCCAATAGATTTAAAAAGACTTAAACATCATGCCAAATACATTCGCccttttaagataaaaaaataa
- the LOC129236853 gene encoding mitochondrial coenzyme A diphosphatase NUDT8 isoform X3, whose translation MQCMRTPPPIGLRLGKTTNETSFAAVLICLCTDERDEVSILYTRRSSRLSRHSRQISFPGGIMDPDDADFIDCALREAEEEIGLSRRRIHVWGSGTIIKPRHTAAIMPVVAVVNNFNLKELKLNEDEVEEALLMPLKELVHPKTLRHTQFRGGWSTPNFVIGHNKVWGITGFITNTFLQCLIPIDLKRLKHHAKYIRPFKIKK comes from the exons ATGCAATGTATGCGAACACCACCACCCATTGGGTTAAGGTTGGGGAAGACGACAAACGAAACGTCATTTGCTGCTGTTCTGATTTGTCTCTGCACGGATGAAAGG GATGAGGTATCAATCCTGTACACCCGGCGCTCCAGTCGACTTTCTCGTCATAGTCGACAAATATCTTTTCCTG GTGGAATAATGGATCCGGACGATGCTGACTTCATAGATTGTGCGTTACGTGAAGCAGAGGAAGAAATTGGATTGTCTCGTAGACGCATACATGTCTGGGGATCAGGTACTATTATAAAACCTCGACATACTGCTGCTATAATGCCTGTTGTTGCCGttgtgaataattttaatttgaaagagTTGAAACTCAACGAGGACGAAGTAGAGGAGGCATTGCTCATGCCCCTCAAAGAGCTGGTGCATCCTAAAACCTTGAGGCATACACAGTTCAGGGGTGGTTGGAGTACCCCCAATTTTGTGATTGGCCATAATAAAGTGTGGGGCATTACAGGCTTCATAACAAATACTTTTCTCCAGTGCCTGATTCCAATAGATTTAAAAAGACTTAAACATCATGCCAAATACATTCGCccttttaagataaaaaaataa